One Phoenix dactylifera cultivar Barhee BC4 chromosome 8, palm_55x_up_171113_PBpolish2nd_filt_p, whole genome shotgun sequence genomic window carries:
- the LOC103702957 gene encoding abscisic acid receptor PYL8, whose product MNDGGRGRAGDRAAGAGGGVGGGAVWRLADEMNSNGCRGVESEYVRRLHRHEPRENQCSSTLFKHIRAPVHLVWSLVRRFDQPQKYKPFVSRCVMQGDLGIGSVREVNVKSGLPATTSTERLEFLDDNEHILSIKIVGGDHRLKNYSSIITLHPESIDGRPGTLVIESFVVDVPDGNTKDETCFFVEAVIKCNLKSLADVAERLAAQDRTEPIDR is encoded by the exons ATGAACGACGGAGGGCGGGGGAGGGCCGGCGATCGGGCGGCGGGTGCCGGCGGCGGCGTCGGCGGTGGCGCGGTGTGGAGGCTGGCTGACGAGATGAACAGCAACGGATGCCGAGGGGTGGAGTCGGAGTATGTGCGGAGGCTCCACCGGCACGAGCCCAGGGAGAATCAGTGCAGCTCCACTCTCTTCAAGCACATCAGAGCTCCTGTTCACCTC GTGTGGTCTTTGGTGAGGAGATTTGATCAGCCCCAGAAGTACAAGCCCTTTGTAAGCAGATGTGTCATGCAAGGGGATCTGGGGATTGGGAGCGTGAGGGAAGTGAATGTCAAATCTGGGCTCCCTGCCACCACCAGCACCGAAAGGTTGGAGTTTCTTGATGACAATGAGCACATACTCAGCATTAAGATTGTGGGAGGAGACCATAGACTCAAG AACTACTCCTCCATCATTACCCTCCATCCGGAGAGCATTGATGGGAGACCAGGGACACTGGTGATAGAATCCTTCGTGGTGGATGTGCCCGATGGGAACACCAAGGACGAGACATGCTTTTTCGTGGAGGCGGTGATCAAGTGCAATCTCAAATCTTTGGCTGACGTGGCAGAGCGCTTGGCGGCGCAAGACCGGACGGAGCCCATCGATCGATGA